In the Vicinamibacterales bacterium genome, CCACCGCGCGGGCCGGGTCGAGCAGCCGGCGTGCCACGCGGGCGACGTCGTCGGGCGTCACGGCGTCGATGAGCCGCGGCAGGCGCACGTCGTGGTCGATCCCGAGACCGTAGAACTCGGCCGCGAGCAGGAAGCCGGCGATACCGCCGTTGGTCTCGAGCTGCCGCGGGAGCGAGCCGATCAGGTAGCGCTTCGCGTCGTCCACCTCTGTGGCCGTGAATCCCCCGGAGAGCACCGACGACAGCTCGGCATCGATCGACGCGATGGTCCGCTCGACGTTGTCGGCCGCGACACCCGCGCGGACCATCAGCGGCCCGGCCTCACGTCCCGCGTCCAGGGCGCTGTAGACGTAGTACGCCATGCCCTGCCGCTCGCGGATGCTGTCGCCAAGCCGACCGCCCATGGCGTACTGGCCCAAGGCGTTGTTCATCACGAGGGCCGCGTAGTAGTCGGGATCCTGGCGGGCAATCCCGAGGAATCCGTAGGCCACGTCGGCCTGGGCCTTGCCGGGCATGGGCTTCACGACGAGCGCCCGCGCCTGCCGGGCGGCCGGCGTCGCAACCGGTGGGAGGGCCTGCGCCTGGCCCTGCCAGTCCTGGAACTCGGTCGACAGACGATCCAGCAGGCCCTCGGCGTCGAGATCGCCGACGGCCACTACGGTCGTCGCGGCCGGGGCGAAGCGGGCGAGGTGGAACGTCTCGAGATCCTGCCGCGACAGCACCGACACGGCCTCGAGGGTGCCTCGGACGGGCCGGCCGAGCGGATGTCCCCCCGGATACAGGCTGGAGAGCAGGGTATCGACCGCCACGGAGCCGGGATCGTCGGCCGCCTCCTGGATGGCCGTCAGGAGATCTCCACGCCGCGTCGTCACCTCGTGCTCGGGGAGTGACGGCTCCTTGACGACGGCGCAGGCGACGGGCAGGACCGCGGCGGCGTCATCGACCAGGCAGGTGGCGCTGGCGACGATTTGCTGCCGGCTCGCGCCCACCGAGAGCGACGCACCCCGGCTTTCCAACGCGTCCGCGATGGCCTCGGCGTCGTATCGCGCGGTGCCGCGGTCGAGCACACGCGCCAGGAGCGCGGCGGTGCCTGGCGCACCGTCAGGATCGGCGATCGCGCCCGCGTCCACGCCGATGGCGATGGACACGGCCGGAATCAGGCGGTTTCTGGCCGCCACGAGGGTGACGCCGTTCGGGAGGACGCGTCGAGCGACGGCAAGGGGCATCAGGGCGCCTCACCCGCGGAAAGGACGGGTTCGAAGATCCCAACCGTGCGGTTGTCCGCGTCGAGATAGCGACGGGCCGCGGCGTGCACGGCTTCAGGCGTGACCTCGGCCAGGCGCTCTTCCACGGCGTGCCAGTCCTGCCACCGGCCGATGGTCGCGAAGTAGCCGAGCTGGTGGGCCAGGTCGGTCACGCTGCCGGCATCGAACACGAAGCGCGCTCGCAGCTGCGCCATCGCCCTGGCGATTTCGTCGGGCCGGGGCCCGTCGGCGGCGATCCGATCGAGCTCGGCGAGGGCGGCACGCTCGACCTCCGCGATCGGCCGACCATGAGCGACCGTGGCGGCGATGGTGTAGAGGAACCCCTCCGCGGTGGGCGGCAGGAACCCGTGCACGGACGACGCGAGTCCCGTGTCGACCAGGCCGCGATAGAGCCTGGCACTCCGCTGCGGCGTCGGAACACTGCCGCCGGACCAGATGTTCAGACCGGAGGCGCCCGTGAGGACGGCGTCCATGACCAGCAGCGGGAAGAACTCCGGCTGGCCGAACGCCGGCGCGTGGAACACGGCGCGCCAGTAGGCGGTCGTACCCGGGCGGCGGAGGTGGACCCGCCGTTCCCCGCCCTGCGGCGGCTCGCCAGGCGTCGCCCGCCGCGCCGGCGTCCCCGCGGCGATGGCGCCGAACGCCTCCCGCACGCGCCGAATCGCGTCATCAGCCTGGACGTCACCGACGATCACGAGCGTGGCGTTGTTCGGCACGTAATACCGGCGGTAGTGCCCGACGAGATCCTCCCTGGTCATGCTGGTGAGGTCCGAGAGCCAGCCGATGGTGGGGTGGCGGTAGGGGTGCGCCTTGAAGGCCGTGCTCGTGATCTCGGTGTCGAGGCGCTGCTCGGGATCGTTGTCGCCGCCCTGCAGCTCCGAGATG is a window encoding:
- a CDS encoding pitrilysin family protein; this translates as MPLAVARRVLPNGVTLVAARNRLIPAVSIAIGVDAGAIADPDGAPGTAALLARVLDRGTARYDAEAIADALESRGASLSVGASRQQIVASATCLVDDAAAVLPVACAVVKEPSLPEHEVTTRRGDLLTAIQEAADDPGSVAVDTLLSSLYPGGHPLGRPVRGTLEAVSVLSRQDLETFHLARFAPAATTVVAVGDLDAEGLLDRLSTEFQDWQGQAQALPPVATPAARQARALVVKPMPGKAQADVAYGFLGIARQDPDYYAALVMNNALGQYAMGGRLGDSIRERQGMAYYVYSALDAGREAGPLMVRAGVAADNVERTIASIDAELSSVLSGGFTATEVDDAKRYLIGSLPRQLETNGGIAGFLLAAEFYGLGIDHDVRLPRLIDAVTPDDVARVARRLLDPARAVVVVAGPWTGPAA
- a CDS encoding pitrilysin family protein, with translation MVHEATLDNGLTVLVQEVHTAPLASVWCWYKVGSRDEGPGLTGVSHWVEHMNFKGTAHIPRDQVKGIIERYGGSWNGYTWIDQTTYLETASVDALDRMLFIEAERMSSCLYHPDDCESERTVIISELQGGDNDPEQRLDTEITSTAFKAHPYRHPTIGWLSDLTSMTREDLVGHYRRYYVPNNATLVIVGDVQADDAIRRVREAFGAIAAGTPARRATPGEPPQGGERRVHLRRPGTTAYWRAVFHAPAFGQPEFFPLLVMDAVLTGASGLNIWSGGSVPTPQRSARLYRGLVDTGLASSVHGFLPPTAEGFLYTIAATVAHGRPIAEVERAALAELDRIAADGPRPDEIARAMAQLRARFVFDAGSVTDLAHQLGYFATIGRWQDWHAVEERLAEVTPEAVHAAARRYLDADNRTVGIFEPVLSAGEAP